From Coccinella septempunctata chromosome 4, icCocSept1.1, whole genome shotgun sequence, a single genomic window includes:
- the LOC123312378 gene encoding uncharacterized protein LOC123312378 isoform X1, with protein sequence MCKHIHAVALVAERSDSVLGVRTVNDDDEDNNLYICQPSTSRAAYEMDVQSVVGGSSQITNDPIDSTTKDIVLEQARMQLGLLDVGTLRNIAKIIRDAYNLQCNNASTSRKRKIEKQLYFPNLNEIIK encoded by the exons ATGTGTAAACATATACATGCAGTTGCTCTGGTCGCAGAGAGAAGCGATTCTGTTTTAGGTGTGAGAACtgtaaatgatgatgatgaggaCAACAACTTATATATATGTCAACCATCAACAAGTAGGGCTGCTTATGAAATGGATGTCCAGAGTGTCGTAGGTGGATCCAGTCAAATTACAAATGATCCAATAGATTCTACTACAAAAGAT ATTGTATTAGAACAAGCTAGAATGCAGCTTGGTTTATTGGATGTGGGTACCCTTCGTAACATTGCAAAAATTATTAGAGACGCTTATAACTTGCAATGCAATAATGCTTCTACCAgcagaaaaagaaaaatagagaaaCAGTTGTATTTCCCAA ATCTAAATGAGATAATTAAATAA
- the LOC123312378 gene encoding uncharacterized protein LOC123312378 isoform X3, producing the protein MCKHIHAVALVAERSDSVLGVRTVNDDDEDNNLYICQPSTSRAAYEMDVQSVVGGSSQITNDPIDSTTKDIVLEQARMQLGLLDVGTLRNIAKIIRDAYNLQCNNASTSRKRKIEKQLYFPIF; encoded by the exons ATGTGTAAACATATACATGCAGTTGCTCTGGTCGCAGAGAGAAGCGATTCTGTTTTAGGTGTGAGAACtgtaaatgatgatgatgaggaCAACAACTTATATATATGTCAACCATCAACAAGTAGGGCTGCTTATGAAATGGATGTCCAGAGTGTCGTAGGTGGATCCAGTCAAATTACAAATGATCCAATAGATTCTACTACAAAAGAT ATTGTATTAGAACAAGCTAGAATGCAGCTTGGTTTATTGGATGTGGGTACCCTTCGTAACATTGCAAAAATTATTAGAGACGCTTATAACTTGCAATGCAATAATGCTTCTACCAgcagaaaaagaaaaatagagaaaCAGTTGTATTTCCCAA tatTCTAG
- the LOC123312378 gene encoding uncharacterized protein LOC123312378 isoform X2: MCKHIHAVALVAERSDSVLGVRTVNDDDEDNNLYICQPSTSRAAYEMDVQSVVGGSSQITNDPIDSTTKDIVLEQARMQLGLLDVGTLRNIAKIIRDAYNLQCNNASTSRKRKIEKQLYFPSKK, from the exons ATGTGTAAACATATACATGCAGTTGCTCTGGTCGCAGAGAGAAGCGATTCTGTTTTAGGTGTGAGAACtgtaaatgatgatgatgaggaCAACAACTTATATATATGTCAACCATCAACAAGTAGGGCTGCTTATGAAATGGATGTCCAGAGTGTCGTAGGTGGATCCAGTCAAATTACAAATGATCCAATAGATTCTACTACAAAAGAT ATTGTATTAGAACAAGCTAGAATGCAGCTTGGTTTATTGGATGTGGGTACCCTTCGTAACATTGCAAAAATTATTAGAGACGCTTATAACTTGCAATGCAATAATGCTTCTACCAgcagaaaaagaaaaatagagaaaCAGTTGTATTTCCCAAGTAAGAAGTAG